The Nerophis lumbriciformis linkage group LG04, RoL_Nlum_v2.1, whole genome shotgun sequence genome contains the following window.
ccctgatcatttagtgggattttttttttttaaactgccattgctcaaaaaataataatgaatcaaaatcaatattatgaataattgacctatttaaggctcaatttacttcacatcaaatatttcactttcaaatattttttgtggaaaatgttgcatattttgtgtttttgccatgaaaaaaagattttcttgaaccaaaagggcataaaacattaaaaaaaaaaaaaaaacgttaaaaaattaataaaaatgtataaacaacGGAGAGATCTGAAGTTGACGTAAAGTTATAAaggttgaaagtaaaacaaataatttctcactcattttcaacactttttgagtgggacccttttgggtccctgatcatttagtgggattattttttttaaactgccattgctcaaaaaataataatgaatcaaaatcaatattatgaataattgacctatttTAGGCTCAATttacttaacatcaaatattccactttcatattttgtgtttttgccatgaaaaaattattttcttgaacaaaaagggcataaaacctaaaaaaacataacaactttatattgacagatagatctaaaGGAGATCTAGAGATTAAAGtgttgattttatatatatatatatatatatatatatatatatatatatatatatatatatatatatatatatatatatatatatatatacatgtatatatacatatataacttatttctaccattcttatgactgagacccttttgggtccctgataatttagtgggattttttttttttaaactgccattgctcaaaaaataataatgaatcaaaatcaatgttatgaataattgacctatttaaggctccatttacttaacatcaaatattccactttcatattttgtgtttttgccatgaaaaaaatattttcttgaacaaaaagggcataaaacctaaaaaaacataactttatattgacagatagatctaaaGGAGAACTAGAGATTAAAgtgttgattatatatatatatatatatatatatatatatatatatatatatatatatatatatatatatatatatatatatatatatatatatatatatatatacatataaatatatacatgtgtgtgtgtatatatatatatatatatatatatatatatatatatatatatatatatatatatatatatatatatatatatatataacttatttctaccattcttatgactgagacccttttgggtccctgataatttagtgggatttttttttttaaactgccattgctcaaaaaataataatgaatcaaaatcaatgtaatgAATGATtgccctatttaaggctccatttacttcacatcaaatatttcactttcaaatattttttgtggaaaatgttgcatatattgtgtttttgccttgaaaaaaatattttcttgaaaaaaaagggcataaaacataaaaaaacataaaaatgttgtATAGACAGATAGATCTAAAggagatctagagatttaagtgttgcatTTTTCTTTATATATTTATGACTTATTTCTCCCAttcttatgactgagacccttttgggtcccccggaccaaacttgaggggagcccaaaagataaaaaaaaaatcaatattgcttttaaaaatgaaaaatatgaaaataatttttcagtgtgcggccctcgctGTAAAAACCTAGGTGGCCCCTGATGTGAGCCAAGGCCCCACCTGCAAAGAAGGTCATGAGCAGCGCCACCCAGCCCAGGATGTAAGACCAGGAGAAGCGCCAGTCGCCAAAGCGCTTGCCCAGGAAGTTGACGGTCACGCCGGTGTAGACCGCCATGGCCAGCAGGACGAAGAGAGCTGGCGGCACACAAGAGGCTCATCAATATGAACACACACGAGGCTCATCAATATGAACACGCTCCATCGGTAATCCTCCGCTCACTTGAAACAAAGAACATGATCCCGGCGGCGAAGGAGCGGTTGAACCTCTCGAAGGCGGAGAAATGTGCGAAGGACAAGATGCCCGCGATGATGCCGGCGAAGCAGGACATGGCCGACAGGATCATGAACGCCCGCGTGGCGTTCCAGTAGGCTGGGGACAGGAAACAGGAAGCACACACACGTCATGTCACACAGCAGGTGTGGCCACCAGGTGggacattttttttatgacacccctactaatttgtattagaaatggcaacagctgaggatgcatgtgcatgtacgagccagtctgccccacaacaaggggatagaggaaaaagaaggaacttctataaactttttgactggggggtcGGGGGGGCTTAAATCATTTGGCCAGGGGCCAAATGCATGCaaatgctccgccgctcccagtctgtggaacactctccctgaccacctgagggcacacacagactgtggatgctttagaaaaaaggcttaaaaaccctccttttttatttagatatatgtgtgctagttctagctattaggctgttctagtttttatttttatttttttactatttattttacttgtttggggcagctatttgtggttttagcgttgttgtttttttatgctattttttaaattattttttaaatgcactttgaggttgtttgctcaatgtaaagtgcttttacaaataaaacatattattattattattattattattattataaagtaactatatattaatatataatggatatataattaataattaaaataattggttATTGAGATCATGTGAAAATCCGACccctacattgtttacttccgtcACGGCCTTCTTAAAGatttgtaatcaatcaatcaatcaatcaatgtttatttatatagccctaaatcacaagtgtctcaaagggctgcacaagccacaacgacatcctcggtacagagcccacataagggcaaggaaaaactcaccccagtggaacgtcgatgtgaatgactatgagaaaccttggagaggaccgcataggtggacatttttttatgacacccctactaatttgtattagaaatggcaacagctgaggatgcatgtgcatgtacgagccagtctgccccacaacaaggggatagaggaaaaagaaggaacttctataaactttttgactggggggttCACATTGGGCTTAAATCATTTGGCCAGGGGCCAAATGCATGCaaatgctccgccgctcccagtctgtggaacactctccctgaccacctgagggcacgcacagactgtggatgctttagaaaaaaaggcttaaaaaccctcctttttttatttagatatatgtgtgctagttctagctattaggctgttctagtttttatttttattttttttactatttattttacttgttgggggcagctatttgtggttttagcgttgttgtttttttatgctattttttaaattattttttaaatgcactttgaggttgtttgctcaatgtaaagtgcttttacaaataaaatatattattattattattattattattattataaagtaactatatattattatataatggatatataattaataattaaaataattggttATTAAGATCATGTGAAAATCCGACccctacattgtttacttccgtcACGGCCTTCTTAAAGatttgtaatcaatcaatcaatcaatcaatgtttatttatatagccctaaatcacaagtgtctcaaagggctgcacaagccacaacgacatcctcggtacagagcccacataagggcaaggaaaaactcaccccagtggaacgtcgatgtgaatgactatgagaaaccttggagaggaccgcataggtggacatttttttatgacacccctactaatttgtattagaaatggcaacagctgaggatgcatgtgcatgtacgagccagtctgccccacaacaaggggatagaggaaaaagaaggaacttctataaactttttgactggggggtgggggggcttaAATCATTTGGCCAGGGGCCAAATGCATGCaaatgctccgccgctcccagtctgtggaacactctccctgaccacctgagggcacacacagactgtggatgctttagaaaaaaaaggcttaaaaaccgtccttttttatttagatatatgtgtgctagttctagctattaggctgttctagtttttatttttatttttttaatatttattttacttgttgggggcagctatttgttgtttttttatgctattttttaaattattttttaaatgcactttgaggttgtttgctcaatgtaaagtgcttttacaaataaaatatattattattattattattattattattattattataaagtaactatatattattatataatgtatatatatattaataattaaaataattggttATTAAGATCATGTGAAAATCCGACccctacattgtttacttccgtcACGGCCTTCTTAAAGatttgtaatcaatcaatcaatcaatcaatcaatcaatcaatcaatgtttatttatatagccctaaatcacaagtgtctcaaagggctgcacaagccacaacgacatcctcggtacagagcccacataagggcaaggaaaaactcaccccagtggaacgtcgatgtgaatgactatgagaaaccttggagaggaccgcataggtggacatttttttatgacacccctactaatttgtattagaaatggcaacagctgaggatgcatgtgcatgtacgagccagtctgccccacaacaaggggatagaggaaaaagaaggaacttctataaactttttgactggggggtgggggggcttaAATCATTTGGCCAGGGGCCAAATGCATGCaaatgctccgccgctcccagtctgtggaacactctccctgaccacctgagggcacacacagactgtggatgctttggaaaaaaggcttaaaaaccctcctttttttatttagatatatgtgtgctagttctagctattaggctgttctagtttttatttttattttttttactatttattttacttgttgggggcagctatttgtggttttagcgttgttgtttttttatgctattttttaaatgcactgtagcactttgaggttgtttgctcaatgtaaagtgcttttacaaataaaatatattattattattattattattattattataaagtaactatatattaatatataatggatatataattaataattaaaataattggttATTAAGATCATGTGAAAATCCGACccctacattgtttacttccgtcACGGCCTTCTTAAAGatttgtaatcaatcaatcaatcaatcaatgtttatttatatagccctaaatcacaagtgtctcaaagggctgcacaagccacaacgacatcctcggtacagagcccacataagggcaaggaaaaactcaccccagtggaacgtcgatgtgaatgactatgagaaaccttggagaggaccgcataggtggacatttttttatgacacccctactaatttgtattagaactggcaacagctgaggatgcatgtgcatgtacgagccagtctgccccacaacaaggggatagaggaaaaagaaggaacttctataaactttttgactggggggtcGGGGGGGGGCTTAAATCATTTGGCCAGGGGCCAAATGCATGCaaatgctccgccgctcccagtctgtggaacactctccctgaccacctgagggcacacacagactgtggatgctttggaaaaaaggcttaaaaaccctcctTTTTTATTTAGAtacatgtgtgctagttctagctattaggctgttctagtttttatttttatttttttattatttattttacttgttgggggcagctatttgtggtttttttatgctattttttaaattattttttaaatgcactttgaggttgtttgctcaatgtaaagtgcttttacaaataaaatatattattattattattattattattattattattattattataaagtaactatatattattatataatggatatataattaataattaaaataattggttATTAAGATCATGTGAAAATCCGACgcctacattgtttacttccgtcACGGCCTTCTTAAagatttgtaatcaatcagaaatatcaagcagctaaaatgcgcccaaACATGGATTTTTAATGCTGATTTgacgtttattttttatttttataatatccaaaaaatacaaTGAtcgggttgtgttatgtgtgactatgtttgttgacattttttttttatttttgcaccatgactagggaaggttgtttgggttgggtcATAGACGTAAACGCTGTGCACGTATTTTGCATCGGTGTACAATTAACGGCCACTGACTTGAGTTACTTTTGTTGGCCACCGACAgactcgtgcaaagctcttcGAGTCAAAACTTGACCATATATGGATAAATCGTCCCAATTGGGCATACTGGCGGAAGTACTCAAttgggcaagattgttttataaatatctccgccatgcctgtatggtttgatttcaaattttcaagaTGTATGCAGAGCCTAAATACACCAAAACCGGTACTAATAGGTaggacaagttggttttgcataataaggagACTTTTAGAAAATAGTGTAGatgaataatgatatatatataaacaaagacATACCTTTTTAACAGATTTCTGGTTTTAGTTCCTAATTTATTGACCTTCTTGATGAACCAAATGAGGTTTTATTGGCCTCTAACTGGTGTTGTGTTCCAAAGGAAGGGTCTTACCGATGCTGTCGGTCTGCATGTAGCACTTGCCCGACATGCAGTACCTCCACAGACCCTGGTGGGCGAAGCTCCCCGACAGGCGGTACTGGATCCAGTAGTCGGTTGCCGCGGAGACCACCAGCAAGATGTTCCCCACGATGGCGCAGAACAGCCCCCCTCCCATGAAGCTGTACATCATGAGCGAGCCTCGGACAGGTTCTGGACCGGAGAAAAGCTCAGGTCGGTGGTGTGTACGTACTGTAAAGGTGACCTGACAAACgttctggttaaaaaaaaaacggctTCTGGTTATCTGTTGGAAGATTCTCACGACGGGAGAAAGTTTTCAAGGTCCGACTTCTCCTTGGCAACCGTCGCTAGCCAAAGGCTGGACCGCACaatattttggcaatttagtcataattttcctcgacaaaagtccgaatttttataagaaaactttcaaatttgggcaatattagaaTAATATTCCGAATTTTACTatgcaaaattataacaaaagtcataattttactaaaaaaaaaatcactattttatgagaacaacaaaaaaattggcaatattgtgacaaaagtcggaattttatatgacaaatgtcaccattttgcattaaaaagtcataattttacacacaaaaaaacctttctagatatatataagtgtatttacaacattgataatatatacatactatgcaaatataaaaaaagcttattgtgaaaaattagtgggaattttacaagaaaaaggtcacagtttcacaagaaaaacttagacttttggcagtattataataaaagtcatcattttactccaaaaaaatcactattttatgagaacaacaaaaaaattggcaatattgtgacaaaagtcagaattttatatgacaaatgtcaccattttgcattaaaaagtcataattttacgcaaaaaaaaaacctttctagatatatataagtgtatttacaacattgataatatatacatactatgcaaatataaaaaaagcttattGTAAAAAATGAgtgggaattttacaagaaaaaggtcacagtttcacaagaaaaacttagacttttggcagtattataataaaagtcatcattttaataaaaaaaaatcactattttatgagaacaacaaaaaaattggcaatattgtgacaaaagtcagaattttatgtgacaaatgtcaccattttgcattaaaaagtcataattttacgcaaaaaaaaacctttctagatatatataagtgtatttacaacattgataatatatacatactatgcaaatataaaaaaagcttattgtgaaaaatgagtgggaattttacaagaaaaaggtcacagtttcacaagaaaaacttagacttTTGgtagtattataacaaaagtcatcattttactcaaaaaaaatcactattttatgagaacaacaaaaaaacttggcaatattgtgacaaaagtcagaattttatatgacaaatgtcaccattttgcattaaaaagtcataattttatgcaaaaaaaccaacctttctagatatatataagtgtatttacaacattaataatatatacatactatgcaaatataaaaaaagcttattgtgaaaaatgagtgggaattttacaagaaaaaggtcacagtttcacaagaaaaacttagacttttggcagtattataataaaagtcatcattttactcaaaaaaaatcactattttatgagaacaacaaaaaaaattggcaatattgtgacaaaagtcagaattttatatgacaaatgtcaccattttgcattaaaaagtcataattgtacgcaaaaaaaacctttctagatatatataagtgtatttacaacattgataatatatacatactatgcaaatataaaaaaagcttattgtgaaaaatgagtgggaattttacaagaaaaaggtcacagtttcacaagaaaaacttagacttttggcagtattataataaaagtcatcattttactcaaaaaaaaatcactattttatgagaacaacaaaaaaattggcaatattgtgacaaaagtcagaattttatatgacaaaatcaccattttgcattaaaaagtcataattttacgcaaaaaaaacctttctagatatatataagtgtatttacaacattgataatatatacatactatgcaaatataaaaaaaagcttattgtgaaaaatgagtgggaattttacaagaaaaaggtcacagtttcacaagaaaaacttttggcagtattataataaaagtcatcattttactcaacgcaagtcaacattttacaagaaatactgaacatttgtgtaatattaagataaaagttggaattttactcaataacagtcgcaattttacaagaaaagcttaacattttggcaattttatgaaaagagtcgtcattttcctcaacaaaagtcccaattt
Protein-coding sequences here:
- the lim2.5 gene encoding lens intrinsic membrane protein 2.5, translating into MMYSFMGGGLFCAIVGNILLVVSAATDYWIQYRLSGSFAHQGLWRYCMSGKCYMQTDSIAYWNATRAFMILSAMSCFAGIIAGILSFAHFSAFERFNRSFAAGIMFFVSTLFVLLAMAVYTGVTVNFLGKRFGDWRFSWSYILGWVALLMTFFAGIFYMCAYRMHECRRVAGPR